Part of the Prunus dulcis chromosome 8, ALMONDv2, whole genome shotgun sequence genome is shown below.
GCAGATCAGGCATGCCTGCATCCCCTGTCGGGGTGGACTTGTCCACCTTGGGATTAGTCGCTGACGTTGCAGAAGAGCCTTCGACCCAGGCAGATGACTCTCTCGTATTCTTGGCCGCCGCCATCCTCACTCTAAATAAGCCAACGACGCTGAATCTACTCAACGCTTTATTGCTCATGACTCAAACTACTGGATCATGATGGTTGGGTAGATGAGAAGACCTCCCAGTTCGACCTCCATCTTTTAACTGGTGTAGACGACCGAACTTCGAAGAAGAATATCTGCATCTCATTGCCTCACAGCAGGTGAACTACATCTCGCACGGACTACTTTACAGAGCAGATCACGGTCTCCAAGCTTGTCTGCAGGAAGCTTGAGTGGAACATCCCGAATATTGCGCATATCGCCAATCTGATTGCTATCTGCACCAACGAGATGTTTAACCCTAGTTGACGACGGGGGAATAGCTTCTACTTGACTCTTCTCAACAGAAGGGATCCTTGGCTTCTTCCTTAATGGTGACACATCCTTCGCATGCGAAGTCGCAGCTTCATTTATTGAAGAATTGACATCAGCCTTCCTTCTTTACGGGTCCGAGAAAACACTCCTCCTACCCACCCAACAGATCACCAGAGACTGGACCATTCTGCTTCCATCCCTCAACACCTTGGGCAGGGGGCATACCACCAACTTTTTTTCGATACTCGCTCAACAGCAACCAGCGGCCACCGCCGCCAGTCACAACATCAACCAGCCTAGTCCCACCCAGCTGGTCCTCGCCGCgaaaaagagaagacaaagaaaatatatatgtgctCGACTTATCTTAGGATGCACAGCAACTCCTCTCTTCGACAAGCAgtacaaattctccaagatctttctcaagctagaaagtagagaagttaagtttGCGATGTGACACAAAGTGAGGAGCAGCCctatatttatacaagttgGACAACCCGGGTCAAGAAGGAATCGCAAACTCATTCCTACTAGGAATCCAACTCCAACAATAGTCAGAACTCTACATCAATTGGGAATCTGATCTGCAAAAGGAGTCCAAC
Proteins encoded:
- the LOC117638447 gene encoding heat shock protein 83-like — its product is MEVLAVGAYLVADKVIVTTKHNDDEKYVWEPLRFNVYAATSHAKDVSPLRKKPRIPSVEKSQVEAIPPSSTRVKHLVGADSNQIGDMRNIRDVPLKLPADKLGDRDLLCKVVRARCSSPAVRQ